Proteins from a genomic interval of Microbacterium esteraromaticum:
- the hisF gene encoding imidazole glycerol phosphate synthase subunit HisF: protein MALAARVIPCLDVAAGRVVKGVNFQNLRDMGDPVELAAHYALQGADEITFLDVTATVDARATTYDIVQRTAEHVFVPLTVGGGVREVEDVARLLGVGADKVGVNSAAIARPALIGEIADRFGAQVLVLSLDVKRSAATPSGFAVTTHGGRTETSLDALAWAREAIERGAGELLVNSIDADGTKDGFDLELVRLMREVSSVPVIASGGAGNVSHFAPAIDAGADAVLAASVFHTGQLTVGDVKAALKASGVTIREIAPGDRDGVR, encoded by the coding sequence ATGGCACTCGCGGCACGCGTCATCCCGTGCCTGGACGTGGCAGCCGGTCGCGTCGTCAAGGGCGTCAACTTCCAGAACCTGCGCGACATGGGTGACCCGGTCGAGCTCGCGGCGCACTATGCGCTGCAGGGCGCGGACGAGATCACCTTCCTTGACGTGACGGCCACCGTGGATGCCCGCGCGACGACCTACGACATCGTGCAGCGCACCGCCGAGCACGTGTTCGTGCCGCTGACCGTCGGCGGGGGAGTGCGCGAGGTCGAGGACGTCGCGCGCCTGCTCGGCGTCGGTGCCGACAAAGTCGGTGTGAACTCGGCCGCCATCGCCCGTCCCGCGCTCATCGGCGAGATCGCCGATCGCTTCGGTGCCCAGGTACTGGTGCTCTCGCTCGATGTGAAGCGCTCCGCTGCGACGCCGTCCGGATTTGCCGTCACGACGCATGGTGGCCGCACCGAGACATCATTGGATGCCCTCGCCTGGGCACGCGAGGCCATCGAGCGTGGCGCCGGCGAACTTCTGGTCAACTCGATCGACGCCGACGGGACGAAGGACGGGTTCGACCTGGAACTCGTGCGTCTGATGCGCGAGGTCTCGTCGGTTCCGGTGATCGCCTCCGGCGGAGCCGGCAACGTCTCGCACTTCGCGCCCGCGATCGACGCCGGGGCGGATGCTGTCCTCGCGGCCAGCGTGTTCCACACCGGCCAGCTGACGGTCGGTGATGTCAAGGCAGCGCTGAAGGCATCCGGCGTCACGATCCGTGAGATTGCCCCGGGCGATCGAGACGGTGTGCGATGA
- the hisG gene encoding ATP phosphoribosyltransferase, whose amino-acid sequence MLRIAVPNKGSLSETAADMLAEAGYVGRRDPKTLHVIDADSDVEFFYLRPRDIATYVASGALDVGITGRDLLLDVRQDDAREIEQLGFARSTFRFAAPPGRFRTIEDLEGVRVASAYPGLVDDFLRRHGVQAELVPLDGAVESAVRLGVADVIADVVETGTTLRQAGLEIFGPVIIESEAVLISRPGDAPGTDRLLRRLRGVMVARQFVLLDYDLPAHLVDQAVAIAGGRESPTISPLRDPEWVAVRVMIPRKGMNQVMDDLYALGARAILVTAIHAARL is encoded by the coding sequence ATGCTGCGCATTGCCGTTCCGAACAAGGGCTCGCTCTCCGAGACCGCTGCTGACATGCTCGCCGAGGCGGGCTACGTCGGACGCCGCGACCCCAAGACCCTGCACGTGATCGACGCCGACAGCGACGTCGAGTTCTTCTACCTGCGTCCCCGCGACATCGCCACGTATGTGGCATCCGGTGCTCTCGACGTGGGCATCACCGGGCGCGACCTGCTGCTCGACGTGCGTCAGGACGACGCACGCGAGATCGAGCAACTCGGCTTCGCCCGCTCGACGTTCCGTTTCGCGGCGCCTCCCGGCCGATTCCGCACGATCGAGGATCTCGAAGGCGTCCGTGTCGCCTCGGCCTACCCGGGCCTGGTCGACGATTTCCTGCGTCGGCATGGCGTTCAGGCCGAACTCGTGCCGCTCGACGGCGCGGTGGAATCGGCGGTCCGACTCGGCGTGGCGGATGTCATCGCCGATGTCGTCGAGACCGGAACCACCCTGCGTCAGGCGGGCCTGGAGATTTTCGGACCCGTGATCATCGAGTCCGAGGCCGTGCTGATCAGCCGCCCCGGCGATGCACCCGGCACCGACCGGCTGCTGCGACGCCTGCGCGGCGTGATGGTGGCGCGCCAGTTCGTGCTGCTCGATTACGACCTGCCCGCCCACCTCGTCGACCAGGCAGTCGCGATCGCCGGTGGTCGCGAATCGCCGACCATCTCCCCGTTGCGCGATCCCGAGTGGGTCGCCGTGCGCGTCATGATCCCCCGCAAGGGCATGAATCAGGTGATGGACGACCTCTACGCCCTCGGCGCACGCGCGATCCTGGTCACCGCCATCCACGCGGCGAGGCTCTGA
- a CDS encoding phosphoribosyl-ATP diphosphatase has translation MKTFDELFAELSATALTRPEGSGTVAQLDRGVHAIGKKIVEEAAEVWMAAEYESNENAAEEISQLLYHLQVMMLAKGLTLKDVYRHL, from the coding sequence GTGAAGACTTTCGACGAACTGTTCGCCGAGCTCAGCGCCACCGCGCTCACCCGGCCCGAGGGATCGGGCACCGTCGCACAGTTGGATCGCGGCGTGCATGCCATCGGCAAGAAGATCGTCGAAGAGGCCGCTGAGGTGTGGATGGCCGCTGAGTACGAATCGAACGAGAATGCGGCCGAGGAGATCTCGCAGCTGCTGTACCACCTGCAGGTGATGATGCTGGCCAAGGGACTGACCCTTAAGGACGTCTACCGACATCTGTGA
- the rpe gene encoding ribulose-phosphate 3-epimerase translates to MSLPRAPRINPSILAADFVNMQAELARIATADYAHVDVMDNHFVPNLTFGPQMVERIQQTSPIPLDVHLMITDPDRWAPGYAELGAASVTFHLEAAADPIALARRLRSIGARAGVAIKPGTAGDALYDMLDEFDQILVMTVEPGFGGQGFMPETMPKLRALRAEAQRRGSDVWLQVDGGISDATIAQAAEAGADTFVAGSAVYGADDVAAAVTGLRERAREASLGL, encoded by the coding sequence ATGAGCCTGCCCCGTGCGCCGCGTATCAACCCCAGCATCCTCGCCGCCGACTTCGTGAACATGCAGGCTGAGCTCGCGCGGATCGCCACCGCCGATTACGCGCACGTCGATGTCATGGACAACCACTTCGTGCCGAACCTCACGTTCGGGCCGCAGATGGTCGAGCGCATCCAGCAGACCAGCCCGATTCCGCTGGACGTGCACCTCATGATCACCGACCCCGACCGGTGGGCGCCCGGATACGCCGAACTGGGTGCGGCCAGTGTGACCTTCCACCTCGAGGCCGCGGCGGACCCGATAGCGCTGGCACGGAGGCTGCGATCGATCGGCGCCCGTGCAGGCGTGGCGATCAAACCGGGTACGGCCGGCGACGCCCTGTACGACATGCTCGACGAGTTCGATCAGATCCTGGTGATGACCGTCGAGCCCGGCTTCGGCGGCCAGGGGTTCATGCCCGAGACCATGCCGAAGCTGCGCGCGTTGCGGGCCGAGGCACAGCGGCGCGGATCCGACGTCTGGCTACAGGTCGACGGCGGGATCTCGGATGCGACGATCGCGCAGGCCGCCGAGGCGGGTGCCGACACGTTCGTCGCAGGCTCGGCCGTGTACGGTGCCGACGACGTCGCGGCGGCCGTCACGGGTCTCCGAGAGCGTGCGCGAGAGGCTAGCCTGGGACTGTGA
- a CDS encoding RsmB/NOP family class I SAM-dependent RNA methyltransferase: protein MSRTRIQPARWVAYDVIRAVTEDDAYANLLLPKLIAEARLNTQDAALATELAYGTLRRRGTYDAIIADAAGRPVSEIDPAVLDALRLGAHQLLATRVAPHAAVNESVNLVAAEVGRGASGFANAVLRRIGRDDADTWQERIEAGARSDDERLALRTAHPVWVIRALRRALASEGRDGELDALLESDNLSPEVTLVALPGLAEPGEPRRPYAATAYGSPGGDPREAIAHADGLIRVQDEGSQLVALALAGAAPVREGERWLDLCAGPGGKTALLGALAHQHGAALEANEVVPTRAGLVRNAVRPLPIPIRVHTQDGRAFAAQHPAAFDRILVDAPCTGLGALRRRPEARWRKSPSDVPELVALQTQLLDAAADALAPGGIVAYATCSPHLAETTGVVSEVLHRRDDLVELDARAVITGMSQSPIDLAARGTDEPGALSAQLWPHRHGTDAMFVALLQRVPTTNGADSGAEGDE from the coding sequence ATGAGCCGCACGCGCATCCAGCCGGCCCGCTGGGTCGCCTACGACGTGATCCGCGCTGTCACCGAAGACGACGCGTACGCCAACCTGCTGCTGCCGAAGCTCATCGCCGAAGCACGCCTGAACACCCAGGACGCCGCGCTGGCGACCGAGCTCGCGTACGGCACGCTTCGCCGTCGCGGCACCTACGACGCGATCATCGCGGATGCCGCTGGCCGCCCGGTCAGCGAGATCGATCCCGCTGTGCTCGACGCGCTGCGCCTCGGCGCGCACCAGCTGCTGGCGACCAGAGTAGCCCCGCACGCCGCCGTCAACGAGTCGGTGAATCTCGTCGCAGCGGAAGTCGGGCGCGGGGCGTCCGGTTTCGCCAACGCCGTGCTGCGCCGGATCGGACGAGACGACGCCGACACCTGGCAGGAACGCATCGAGGCGGGAGCACGATCCGACGACGAGCGGCTCGCGCTGCGCACCGCGCACCCGGTGTGGGTGATCCGGGCTCTGCGTCGCGCGCTGGCGTCCGAGGGCCGCGACGGCGAGCTCGACGCGCTGCTCGAATCCGACAACCTCTCGCCCGAGGTGACCCTCGTCGCGCTCCCGGGGCTCGCCGAACCCGGTGAGCCGCGCCGTCCCTACGCGGCGACCGCGTATGGCTCGCCCGGAGGAGACCCGAGAGAGGCGATCGCGCACGCCGACGGGCTGATCCGTGTGCAAGACGAGGGCTCGCAGCTCGTCGCACTCGCGCTGGCCGGGGCCGCCCCCGTGCGCGAAGGGGAGCGCTGGCTCGATCTGTGCGCCGGGCCGGGCGGAAAGACCGCGCTGCTGGGCGCGCTCGCACACCAGCACGGTGCAGCACTCGAAGCCAATGAGGTCGTGCCGACACGTGCAGGATTGGTGCGCAACGCCGTACGGCCGCTGCCGATCCCGATCCGCGTGCACACCCAGGACGGACGGGCGTTCGCCGCGCAGCACCCCGCTGCATTCGACCGGATCCTCGTTGACGCACCCTGTACCGGGCTCGGCGCGCTGCGCCGCCGCCCCGAGGCCCGTTGGCGGAAGTCGCCGTCCGACGTACCCGAGCTCGTCGCGCTGCAGACGCAGCTGCTGGATGCCGCTGCCGACGCCCTGGCGCCGGGAGGAATCGTGGCGTATGCGACCTGCTCACCGCACCTCGCCGAGACCACCGGAGTCGTCTCGGAGGTGCTGCACCGGCGCGACGACCTCGTCGAACTCGACGCCCGTGCGGTGATCACCGGCATGTCGCAGTCGCCGATCGACCTCGCCGCTCGTGGCACGGACGAGCCTGGGGCGCTCAGCGCCCAGCTCTGGCCGCACCGCCACGGGACCGACGCCATGTTCGTCGCGCTGCTGCAGCGCGTCCCGACCACGAACGGCGCCGACTCGGGCGCAGAAGGAGACGAGTGA